Below is a genomic region from Fischerella sp. PCC 9605.
AGTTCTGACAAAGAAATTGGCTCACGATTAATCGCTAGCCAATACATAATCTCTTTTTCTGACTCTGACAAACGCTCAAAATGCCACGCTAATAACTCTCGCAAATCTTCAAAAACAGGTTTTCCTTCCCTGAGAAATTGAGAAATATCTCCCCCAAAGACTTCTTGAATATGATTAGCAGCCAGTTCTAAAGCTAAAGGATTGCCATTGTAGAATTCAACGAGTTTTTGCCATTCTGCATCAGAACCAGAAAAATGCCCAATTTCTTGAAAAATTCTCTGTCCATTTAAACAGTCTAAACCACCTAGTTCAAATAACCTGACAGGGTGTTTTTTGCCAGATATTCTCTCAAGATTGTGAGGTTTTTCCCGACTGGTAAGCAGCAAGCAGCTTTGATGGGGGACTTCTCCAACTTGCTGGAAAAGTTGACCGTATGCTTCATATCCCTGGCGATATAGCCCAGCGCGTGAAGCGATCGCTCTTAAGCGAATCGCCTTTTTGTAAAATCGTCTCAACATTATCCAGAATCAGCAAACAGCGGTGTGCTTGTAAATAGTGCAGCAGTCGGGAGATTTGGGTTTCTTGGGTGTTGGCAAACTCCGTCTCCTGCTGGTTGGATAGGAACTTAATTAAGTCTGTCAGAATATCTCCTGCTGGCGGTGCGTTGAGGAGACTTCGCCAAATCACGTATTCAAATTCATGCTGAATCCCCTTTGCCAGCTTCAGTGACAAATCTGTTTTGCCAATTCCTCCCTTACCCAATTTGACTGATAGCTGGGTTTTACCAATTCCTCCTATTCCAACAATTACTACTAACCGACAGCATTCTTGAATAATCCATTGTTCTAGCGTTGCTAATTCTTCAGTTCGTCCAAAAAACACAGGAACATCAGGTGCATCTCCCCAATCTCGGCGATGGGTAGGAGGTGTTAAGTTTTGACAGCGTTGCTCTAGTTTTGTCCTAAAAGTCTTTTTAGTTATTTTTTCTTTGCAAACTTCTGAAATTAACTCCCATAACTGATAGCCAACATCCTTGACATACTGCAAGTTATAGCGAAGAGAGTTGGCTATTTCTTCATATTTTTTATCTTCCCAAGACCCTTTTAATATTGCTTTTTGCAACTCACTTAGCTGAGTTTCCCTCTTAGTTTCTATCCAGTTGATGACTTCGTAATAGTTCATAGACACTAGCAGCCTGCAATCTTAATCGGCTTGACCCCCCTTCAAGGATTTATAGTGGTTTTCATTCGGATTAAACACGCCTTTCATCGAGTGTGGTATGTCATATAAGGTGGTGGTTGTTGTGTATAAATACCTATCATGTATTAAAACTTTATAGTTATATATAGTTATCAACTCCAGAGCAAGTCTTTCCGTAGCCGCCTTAAAAATTTATTGAGCTTCGCCAGAGTATCAGATCTGGCAGTTGGTGCTTGAGCAATCAGACATTTAGACTGGTATTTTTGCCAAAAATAATCCCATTAGGATCGAGCAAAAACAGGTTAGTTGTACCATTAGCGCAAATCAAATTGCAGAGAAAGCGTACACACCAACTAGCGAAATTCCTAGACTTAAGAACCAGCCCTAACGACTACTCATTCCAAACATTGCACTTTCCCAGCTTTGCAACAATTAGCTATGCAAAGGTAGGCAGAGTCTGTGGCAATGCATTCACCTCAGTTAGCTTATTTCTGTCTCAACTTCTATCCAGTTGATGACTTCGTCATAGTCATCGTTCATAGCCTCTAAGTTGGCAAAGAATTTGAGGTTAATTTCATCTTAACCTTGATAGTTCTTCGCGATACCCGACTTTTCCGACTTTTCAATCCAACTTTTCCGACTTTACGATACTGATGGCTTTTGAGAGCATGGTTGTAAGGATT
It encodes:
- a CDS encoding NB-ARC domain-containing protein, producing the protein MNYYEVINWIETKRETQLSELQKAILKGSWEDKKYEEIANSLRYNLQYVKDVGYQLWELISEVCKEKITKKTFRTKLEQRCQNLTPPTHRRDWGDAPDVPVFFGRTEELATLEQWIIQECCRLVVIVGIGGIGKTQLSVKLGKGGIGKTDLSLKLAKGIQHEFEYVIWRSLLNAPPAGDILTDLIKFLSNQQETEFANTQETQISRLLHYLQAHRCLLILDNVETILQKGDSLKSDRFTRWAISPGI